The Aggregicoccus sp. 17bor-14 DNA window CGAGGTGGCCGGACTGCGGCACCCAGAACATGAGCCCGGAGAGCCGCTCGCCCGCGAGCCACACCGGCTCGCGGGGGCCCGGCACGTTGGTCATCACCGCGCTCGCCTTGTGCCCGAGGAAGTCCACCAGCGCGCGTGTGCCCAGCATGCGCACCGGCGTCTTGCCCAGCAGCTGCAGCAGCCCGAAGGTGACCCCGGCCTCGGGCGAGCGCTTGAGCGCATCCATGCGGCGCTTGAGCTCCAGCAGGCGCGCGCGCGTGCCCAGCGTGCCCACCGGCAGCTGCAGGAAGACGAGCCCGAAGTGGTTGCCCAGCTCGCGCGGCAGCGGGCGGTCCAGGCGGCGCAGGTTCACCGGCACCAGCGCGCGCACGTCCTCGGCCGGATGCCCGCGCGCCTCCAGGTAGCGGCGCAGCGCCCCGCTCACCGCCGCGAGCAGCACGTCGTTCACGGTGCAGCCCGCCCCGCGCCCCAGCGCCTTGAGCTGCGCGAGCGGCAGGGGCGCACTCCACGCCGCGCGCTTCTGCGCCCCCAGCGGTCCCTTGAGCCCCGCGCGTGGATCGCGCCGCATCCCCACCAGCTTGCCCAGCGCGCGCACGCCCTGCGCGCCGCGCGCCGCCCCGCGCCACAGCCGCGTGGGGTCCTCGGCGAGCTGCGCCGAGGCCGCTCGCAGCAGCCCGCTCAAGCCTCCGCCCTCCTCGCGTGGCGCCGTGGCGGCCGGCGCCTCTGCGGCCGGCGCCTCCGTGAAGCCCCCGGTGGGGTCCGCGAGCGCGCGCGCCTCGCCCTTCGCGTCCTCGGTGAGGCTGAGCAGCACGCGCGCGAGCGCCACCCCGTCCCCGATGCAGTGGTGCAGCCGTACCACCAGCGCGCTGCCGGCCGCGCTGCCATCGCCCCCTGCCCCATCCGGCGCGTAGCCGTGCAGCACGTGGAAGTGCCACAGCGCGCGCTCGCGCGGCAGCGGCGTGCTCATCAACGCGCTCACGCGTGCGGCGAGCGCCGTGCGGTCTCCAGGCGCTTCGAGGGTGAGCTCGGTGAAGTGCTCGGCGAGGCGCGCGGCGTGGCCGGGGTGCGTGGGGTCTGCGAGCGCGGGGTCCGTCTCCCAGTAGGCAGCGCCCCCGAGCATCACCACGCGCTGGGCGAAGCGGGGAAAGCGCGCCACGAGCCGCCGCTGCAGCGTGGCCTTCAGGCGCTCCAGGTCCACGCGCGTCTCGAACCAGAGCAGGCCGGTGATCATCATGAGGTTCGTGGGCTCCTCCAGGTGGAGCCACGCCGCGTCGATGTCCGCCATCCGGGTCCGCTCGCTCATGCGCCCCGTGGCTTCGCACGGCGGGAGGCAGCGGAAAAGGGCGAAGACCGCAAGCCCCGGCCTCACGGACGGTTCGTGTGCAGCCACACCCCGTGTCGCGTGGGGACCCCTGGCGTGCACTCGCCCTGTTCGCGGGCGCCGGGGATGGCTAGAAGGGGGCCGTGAGTCATCGAGAAGACGCGGCGACGCTCCCGGGGCCGGATGCACTCAAGCGCGTGGCGGCGCTTGCGCTGGGTGCACTGGGCATCGTGTACGGGGACATCGGCACGAGCCCCCTGTACGCGCTGCGCGAGTGCTTCCACGGCCCGCACGCCATCGTGGCCACGCCCACCAACATCCTGGGTGTGCTCAGCCTGGTGTTCTGGAGCCTCATCATCGTCATCTCGGTGAAGTACATCGTGTTCGTGATGCGCGCGGACAACCGGGGCGAGGGCGGCATCCTCGCGCTGATGTCGCTCGCGATGCAGCGGCCCGGGCAGGCGCGCGCGCGCGGCGCCACGCGCCCGGTGCTGGTGCTGCTGGGGCTCCTGGGCGCCTCCCTCCTCTTCGGCGAGGGCGTCATCACCCCGGCCATCTCGGTGCTGAGCGCCGTGGAGGGCCTGAGCGTCGCGACGCACGCCTTCGAGCCCTACGTCGTCCCGGTGGCGCTGCTCATCCTGGTGGGCTTCTTCCTCCTGCAGCAGCGGGGCACCGGGGGCATCGGGGCCATCTTCGGGCCGCTGATGCTGGTGTGGTTCGTCAGCCTCGCGGTGCTCGGGGTGCGCGAGCTCCTGCTCAACCCCGCGGTGCTCGGGGCGCTGCTGCCCACGCACGCGGTGCGCTTCTTCCTCGAGAACCGCGTGCACGGGCTGCTCGCGCTGGGCACGGTGGTGCTGGTCATCACCGGCGGCGAGGCGCTGTACGCGGACATGGGCCACTTCGGCCGCCGGCCCATCCGCGTGGCCTGGTTCACGGTGGTGCTGCCCGCGCTCATGCTCAACTACCTGGGCCAGGGGGCGCTGCTCTTGCGCGACCCCTCCGCCGCGCGCAACCCCTTCTTCCTCCTCGCGCCCAGCTGGGCGCTGTACCCCATGGTGGTGCTGGCCACGGTGGCGGCGATCATCGCGAGCCAGGCGCTGGTGTCCGGCGCCTTCAGCCTCATCCGCCAGGCCATCCAGCTCGGCTACAGCCCCCGCCTCGAGGTGGTGCACACCAGCGCCGAGGAGCAGGGGCAGATCTACCTGCCGGGCATCAACCGGGTGCTCTTCGTGGGCGTGATCGTGCTGGTGCTGGGCTTCCGCTCCTCGAGCGCGCTCGCCGCGGCGTACGGCATCGCGGTGACGGCGACGATGACCATCACCTCCATCCTGCTCTATGTCGTCGCGCGCGAGCGCTGGGGGATGCGGCGCGCGCTCGCGCTGCCGATGGTGGCGGTGTTCCTCACCATCGACCTGTCCTTCCTCGGGGCGAACGTGGTGAAGGTGCTGGACGGCGGCTGGGTGCCGCTGGTGCTGGCCACCAGCATCTTCACCCTGCTCACCACCTGGAAGCGCGGGCGGGAGCTGCTGCACTCGAAGCTGCGCCACTCGGCGCTCACCATCGAGGAGCTGCTGGAGAGCTTCGGCGAGCACCCGCCCACGCGGGTGAGCGGCACGGCCATCTTCATGACCGGCAACCCGGACAGCGCCCCGAGCGCGCTCCTGCACAACCTGAAGCACAACAAGGTACTGCACGAGCAGACGGTGCTGCTCACCGTGCTCACCGAGGACGTGCCGCACGTGCCGCCGAACGAGCACGTCACGGTGGAGAGCCTGCCGCTGGGGCTCAAGCGCGTCACCGCGCGCTACGGCTTCATGGAGGACCCCTCCATCGCGGACATCCTCAAGCGCTGCCGGGAAGCGGGGCTGCCCTTCAACGTGATGAGCACCAGCTTCTTCCTCGGCCGCGAGACGCTGATTGCGACGAAGAAGCCCGGCATGGCGCTGTGGCGCGAGGCGCTCTTCGTCTGGATGAGCCGCAACGCGCGCAGCGCCACGGCCTTCTTCCGCATCCCGGCGAACCGGGTGGTGGAGATGGGCACCCAGGTGGAGATCTAACTCCCCGAGAGCACAGGGAAATCCGGTCCTGTGGCACGACGCGGCGCGGCGGGCGCACTTGCGTCGGGGGCCCGTGGGCGATATCCCGCCGCCCCAACGCCGAGTCCGGCCTTCAGGGCAGGAGCGGGGGACCCGTGCAGTCGGGGCGAGTCGCGCGAGGTTACAGCGCGTAGGGCCACTCTCCTTTCCGGCCCGAGCCCGTCAGCTAACCCCGCAGGCGTCGAGGAGAACGCAATGTCTTCCGACCCCAGCAGTCAGGGGCCGGGCTCGCCGCGCTCGGTGACCCCGGCCGATTCCCCCTCCTATGCTCCGGACGCGCCGCGCGCGCACGGCGGCCCGGACACGCACAAGCGCCTGGTGGCGCTGGCGCTGGGCGCGCTGGGCATCGTGTACGGCGACATCGGGACCAGCCCGCTGTACGCGCTGCGCGACTGCTTCAGCGGCGAGCACGGCATCGCGGCCACCCCGGAGAACGTGCTGGGCGTGCTCAGCCTCGTGTTCTGGGCGCTGCTCATCGTCATCTCGGTGAAGTACCTGGGCTTCGTGATGCGGGCGGACAACCGGGGCGAGGGCGGCATCCTCGCGCTGCTCGCGCTGGTGGTGAACCGCACGCCCACCGGGAAGCGCTCGAGCGTGCGGCGGCCCGTGCTGCTCGCGCTGGGGCTGTTCGGCGCGGCGCTGCTCTATGGCGACGGGCTCATCACCCCGGCCGTCTCGGTCCTGAGCGCGGTGGAGGGGCTCAACGTGGCGACGCACGTGTTCACGCCCTACGTGCTGCCCATCACGGTGGTCATCCTGCTCGCGCTCTTCCTCGTGCAGCGCCACGGGACGGGGGACATCGGCACGGTGTTCGGCCCGCTGATGACGGTGTGGTTCCTGGTGCTCGCGGTGCTGGGCGCGCACGAGCTGGTGCAGAACCCGCACGTGCTGCTTGCCGCGAGCCCGCTGCGCGCCGCGCGCTTCTTCGCGCACAACGGGCTGCACGGCTTCCTCATCCTCGGCTCGGTGTTCCTCGTGGTGACGGGCGGCGAGGCGCTGTACGCGGACATGGGCCACTTCGGCTTCCGCCCCATCCGGCTCGCCTGGTTCAGCCTCGTGCTGCCTGCGCTGCTGCTCAACTACTTCGGGCAGGGGGCGCTGCTCTTGCGCGACCCCACGGCCGCGCGAAACCCCTTCTTCCTCCTCGCGCCCTCCTGGGCGCTCTACCCGCTCGTGGCGCTGTCCACGGCGGCCACGGTGATTGCCTCGCAGGCGCTCATCAGCGGCGTGTTCAGCATCACGCGCCAGGCCATCCAGCTGGGCTACAGCCCGCGCCTGGAGGTCGTGCACACCAGCGCCGAGGAGAAGGGGCAGATCTACCTGCCGGGCGTGAACACGGCCCTGCTCATCGGCGTGGTGCTGGTGGTGCTGGGCTTCCGCTCCTCGGGCGCGCTCACGGCGGCGTACGGCATCGCGGTGACGGCGACCATGGCCATCACCACCTGCCTCGCGTACGTGGTGGCGCGCGAGCGCTGGGGCGTCAGCCGCGCGGTGGCCATGCCGATTGCCGCGGTGTTCCTCGCGGTGGACCTGGGCTTCTTCGGGGCCAACGTGGTGAAGGTGGCGGACGGCGGCTGGCTGCCGCTGAGCCTCGGCGTGGTGCTCTTCACGCTGATGACCACCTGGAAGCGCGGGCGCGAGCTGCTGCAGAAGAAGCTGCGCGGGATGAGCCTCAGCATCCAGGACCTGCTGGAGAGCTTCGGCGACCACCCGCCCATCCGCGTGCCCGGCACCGCCATCTTCATGACCGGCAATCCGGACATCGCGCCGAGCGCGCTCTTGCACAACCTGAAGCACAACAAGGTGCTGCACGAGCAGACGGTGCTGCTCACCATCGCCACCGAGGACGTGCCGCACGTGCTGCCCACGGAGCGCGTGAGCGTGGAGAGCCTGCCGCTGGGGCTCAAGCGCGTCACCGCGCGCTACGGCTTCATGGAGGACCCGAGCATCCCGGACATCCTCAAGCGCTGCCGGGAGGCGGGGCTTCCCTTCAACGTGATGGGGACGAGCTTCTTCCTCGGGCGCGAGACGCTCATCGCCACCAAGAAGCCCGGCATGGCGCTGTGGCGCGAGGCGGTGTTCGTGTGGATGAGCCGCAACGCGCGCAGCGCCACGGCCTTCTTCCGCATCCCGCCCAACCGGGTGGTGGAGATGGGCACCCAGGTCGAGCTCTAGGCCGAGCTCGCGCCGCCGGGCCCGGGCGCGGGCCTGCTCGCCGCTCCGCCGGGCAGGTGACCTCCCGCCGGGTCAGGCCCCTCCAACCCTGGTCAGCTGACCAATGGGCGCGCCCGTCCGCGGGAAGCAAGGTAGCGCCAGCCATGGCCTACCGCATCGCCCTAGCACCCGAGTTGGCCGAGCTGGTGGCGGAGCTGCCGCGCTCCGTGCTGCGGCGCATCGACGCGCAGCTGGAGCGGGTGGCGGCGCTGGCCGAGCTGATGCCCCCGGAGGCCCCCTGCTGGGCTCCCTTCCGCGCGGCGCCGGGCAGCGACCTGCACTTCTACGCGGGCGACTGCTGCGTGCGCTTCGAGCTGCATGCGGACGCACGCTGCGTCTGGGTGCGCAGCCTGGGGCGCATCCGCCTCGGGTTCAACGCGCGACACTCGCGGCTGGCCGTGCCGGGCACGAGTGCCTAGCCTTGGCTGCTGGGCGCGAGCGCGCCCCGGGAGCCCCCATGCGAGAGAGCGCCGTGGAGCCGGACATCCGCATCGCCATCCTCGAGGACCAGCCCATCTTCCGCGACACGCTGGTGGCGCTGCTGCAGGCGGAGGACCTGCAGGTGGTGGCCACCGCGTCCAGCACGGAGGAGTTCCTGCGCCAGATGGACGCGCTGCAGCCCGAGGTGGCCATCGTGGACCTGCGGCTGGAGCGGCCCGGGGCGGGCATCGTGGAGAACGGGCTGACGGCGGTGCGGGAGCTGAGCCGGACGCACCCGGACGTGCGCCAGCTGGTGCTCAGCGGCGAGTGGGACCCGCGCACGGTGAGCGAGTGCTACGCGGCCGGGGCGAGCGCCTTCCTGTGCAAGCTGGAGGCGGGGCGCGACACGGTGCTCGCGGCGGTGCGGGCGCTGGGCCGGGGCGAGCAGCGGCTGCCGGACAACCTGGAGGACCTGAGCCGGCGCGACGCCGAGGTGCGGGCGCACGCCCACCCGCTCGCCCATCTCACGCCGCGCGAGCGCGACGTGCTGCGCTACGTGGCGCAGGGCATGGACAACCTCAAGGTGGCCGCGCACCTGGGCATCACCGAGCGCACGGTGAAGGCCCACGTCTGCAGCCTCTACCGCAAGCTGGGCGTGGAGAACCGCGCCGAGATGGCGCTCAAGGGGCGCGAGCTGGGCCTGCGCGGCGGGCTCGCCCACTAGGGGCGCGCGCCGCCGCCGGCGGGGCGGGAGGGCGCCGCCGCCGCGCCGCGCTCCAGCGCGTCCAGCCGCCCCATCACCTGCTCGTAGAGGTGGTCCACCTTCACGTGCAGCTGGGTCACCTCGAGGCCCGCGCGGATGTTCGCCTCGTACTCCGCGTCCGAGCGCACCCGCTCCTTCGCCTCGCTGCGGCTCTGGCTGATGAGCACGAAGCAGCTGAGGAAGATGGCCTCCAGGCTCACCACCATGGTGAGCAGCCCGAAGGGGTACGGGTCGAAGGGGGCGACCGCGGGCACGGCGCCCAGGTTCAGGGCGATCCACACCGCGAACCAGACGGCGTGCATGAGCAGGAAGCGGAAGGTGCCGGAGAAGGCGGAGAGGAAGTCCGCCACCCGCTGCACCGGGGTGACCTGCTCGTCCACCGCCTGGTTCGGGGTGACGTTGGGGCGCTGGCGCAGGTGCCGGTCCGCCTCGCGCAGCCGGCGCCCCATCACCGTGAGCACGTCCATGGCGCTGCCCGGGTGGCGCTGGAAGAGCAGCTGGAGGTCCTGGCGGTCCACGCGCAGGGCGCGGGTCTCCTTCACCGCGAGCGCGTCCGCGCTGCGCGGGTCCCCGTCCAGGAGGCTGAGCTCGCCGAAGAAGTCCCCCCGGCACGCCGTCTCGAACACGATACGCTGGCCGGTGGTGTCCTCCACCGAGATCTCCACCTCCCCCTCCGCCACGATGTAGATGGCGCCGCCCGGGTCTCCCCGGCTGAACACCCGGGCGCCGGCCGCCACCCGCACCTCGTCCAGCTGGGCGGCGAGCACGGCGCGCTCGGCCTCGTCGAGCTCGGCGAAGAGGGGCACCTC harbors:
- a CDS encoding wax ester/triacylglycerol synthase family O-acyltransferase, whose product is MSERTRMADIDAAWLHLEEPTNLMMITGLLWFETRVDLERLKATLQRRLVARFPRFAQRVVMLGGAAYWETDPALADPTHPGHAARLAEHFTELTLEAPGDRTALAARVSALMSTPLPRERALWHFHVLHGYAPDGAGGDGSAAGSALVVRLHHCIGDGVALARVLLSLTEDAKGEARALADPTGGFTEAPAAEAPAATAPREEGGGLSGLLRAASAQLAEDPTRLWRGAARGAQGVRALGKLVGMRRDPRAGLKGPLGAQKRAAWSAPLPLAQLKALGRGAGCTVNDVLLAAVSGALRRYLEARGHPAEDVRALVPVNLRRLDRPLPRELGNHFGLVFLQLPVGTLGTRARLLELKRRMDALKRSPEAGVTFGLLQLLGKTPVRMLGTRALVDFLGHKASAVMTNVPGPREPVWLAGERLSGLMFWVPQSGHLGLGVSILSYAGSVTVGIASDAGLVPDPEALVEALDQELATLRAALDAAASVQG
- a CDS encoding potassium transporter Kup yields the protein MSHREDAATLPGPDALKRVAALALGALGIVYGDIGTSPLYALRECFHGPHAIVATPTNILGVLSLVFWSLIIVISVKYIVFVMRADNRGEGGILALMSLAMQRPGQARARGATRPVLVLLGLLGASLLFGEGVITPAISVLSAVEGLSVATHAFEPYVVPVALLILVGFFLLQQRGTGGIGAIFGPLMLVWFVSLAVLGVRELLLNPAVLGALLPTHAVRFFLENRVHGLLALGTVVLVITGGEALYADMGHFGRRPIRVAWFTVVLPALMLNYLGQGALLLRDPSAARNPFFLLAPSWALYPMVVLATVAAIIASQALVSGAFSLIRQAIQLGYSPRLEVVHTSAEEQGQIYLPGINRVLFVGVIVLVLGFRSSSALAAAYGIAVTATMTITSILLYVVARERWGMRRALALPMVAVFLTIDLSFLGANVVKVLDGGWVPLVLATSIFTLLTTWKRGRELLHSKLRHSALTIEELLESFGEHPPTRVSGTAIFMTGNPDSAPSALLHNLKHNKVLHEQTVLLTVLTEDVPHVPPNEHVTVESLPLGLKRVTARYGFMEDPSIADILKRCREAGLPFNVMSTSFFLGRETLIATKKPGMALWREALFVWMSRNARSATAFFRIPANRVVEMGTQVEI
- a CDS encoding potassium transporter Kup gives rise to the protein MSSDPSSQGPGSPRSVTPADSPSYAPDAPRAHGGPDTHKRLVALALGALGIVYGDIGTSPLYALRDCFSGEHGIAATPENVLGVLSLVFWALLIVISVKYLGFVMRADNRGEGGILALLALVVNRTPTGKRSSVRRPVLLALGLFGAALLYGDGLITPAVSVLSAVEGLNVATHVFTPYVLPITVVILLALFLVQRHGTGDIGTVFGPLMTVWFLVLAVLGAHELVQNPHVLLAASPLRAARFFAHNGLHGFLILGSVFLVVTGGEALYADMGHFGFRPIRLAWFSLVLPALLLNYFGQGALLLRDPTAARNPFFLLAPSWALYPLVALSTAATVIASQALISGVFSITRQAIQLGYSPRLEVVHTSAEEKGQIYLPGVNTALLIGVVLVVLGFRSSGALTAAYGIAVTATMAITTCLAYVVARERWGVSRAVAMPIAAVFLAVDLGFFGANVVKVADGGWLPLSLGVVLFTLMTTWKRGRELLQKKLRGMSLSIQDLLESFGDHPPIRVPGTAIFMTGNPDIAPSALLHNLKHNKVLHEQTVLLTIATEDVPHVLPTERVSVESLPLGLKRVTARYGFMEDPSIPDILKRCREAGLPFNVMGTSFFLGRETLIATKKPGMALWREAVFVWMSRNARSATAFFRIPPNRVVEMGTQVEL
- a CDS encoding response regulator transcription factor, with product MRESAVEPDIRIAILEDQPIFRDTLVALLQAEDLQVVATASSTEEFLRQMDALQPEVAIVDLRLERPGAGIVENGLTAVRELSRTHPDVRQLVLSGEWDPRTVSECYAAGASAFLCKLEAGRDTVLAAVRALGRGEQRLPDNLEDLSRRDAEVRAHAHPLAHLTPRERDVLRYVAQGMDNLKVAAHLGITERTVKAHVCSLYRKLGVENRAEMALKGRELGLRGGLAH
- a CDS encoding DUF1003 domain-containing protein, which encodes MPADATLLTEVPLFAELDEAERAVLAAQLDEVRVAAGARVFSRGDPGGAIYIVAEGEVEISVEDTTGQRIVFETACRGDFFGELSLLDGDPRSADALAVKETRALRVDRQDLQLLFQRHPGSAMDVLTVMGRRLREADRHLRQRPNVTPNQAVDEQVTPVQRVADFLSAFSGTFRFLLMHAVWFAVWIALNLGAVPAVAPFDPYPFGLLTMVVSLEAIFLSCFVLISQSRSEAKERVRSDAEYEANIRAGLEVTQLHVKVDHLYEQVMGRLDALERGAAAAPSRPAGGGARP